A window of Pyxidicoccus xibeiensis contains these coding sequences:
- a CDS encoding MotA/TolQ/ExbB proton channel family protein — MILSVSELLLDVTLAATEGGKMGLTDSTIKFFKDGGPFMFVNLFWLACSLAVALERIVTVVFRYNLPAPPFMEQIAKLVRSGNLDRAVKVCGMAPHSPLAKVIRAGLVNANRGEIEVAKAVEEAIVEHSPHVSKRIPWLWSLANIATLVGLVGTIFGLIGTFQALGNVPAEQKQVLLSDGISKAMNNTAFALSIAVLCIVFHLFLTSYAKGLVESMELNALKLENLLSRRGGVDPGATEPAEARAS; from the coding sequence ATGATTCTCTCGGTGAGCGAGCTGCTGCTGGACGTGACCCTTGCGGCCACGGAAGGCGGCAAGATGGGCCTCACGGACTCCACCATCAAGTTCTTCAAGGATGGCGGTCCGTTCATGTTCGTGAACCTGTTCTGGCTGGCCTGCTCGTTGGCGGTGGCGCTCGAGCGCATCGTCACGGTGGTGTTCCGCTACAACCTGCCCGCGCCGCCGTTCATGGAGCAGATCGCCAAGCTGGTGCGCAGCGGCAACCTGGACCGCGCGGTGAAGGTGTGCGGCATGGCGCCCCACTCGCCGCTGGCGAAGGTCATCCGCGCGGGCCTGGTGAACGCCAACCGCGGCGAGATTGAAGTCGCCAAGGCCGTGGAAGAGGCCATCGTCGAGCACAGCCCGCACGTGTCCAAGCGCATCCCCTGGCTGTGGTCCCTGGCGAACATCGCCACGCTGGTGGGGCTGGTCGGCACCATCTTCGGCCTCATCGGCACCTTCCAGGCGCTGGGCAACGTGCCGGCGGAGCAGAAGCAGGTGCTGCTGTCAGACGGTATCTCCAAGGCGATGAACAACACCGCCTTCGCGCTCTCCATCGCGGTGCTCTGCATCGTCTTCCACCTGTTCCTGACGTCGTACGCCAAGGGGCTGGTGGAATCGATGGAGCTCAACGCGCTCAAGCTGGAGAACCTCCTGTCGCGCCGCGGCGGCGTGGACCCGGGCGCGACCGAGCCGGCGGAGGCCCGCGCGTCGTAA
- a CDS encoding ExbD/TolR family protein yields the protein MAFHYSRRKLKVREEEESGELNIVPYLDILMNLIIFMLLSITGLATFGILNVNAPSYGAPSAGVTQEGADEPDLLLSVLISKKGHFISSQNATITPEGATPDTPSVPVKADGTHDFAALTARMVEVKAASVDAKGKAETKVIVGADPDIPYETLIQTLDAIRETPGKDRRLLFPDVTLAGT from the coding sequence ATGGCGTTCCACTACTCCCGGCGCAAGCTGAAGGTCCGTGAGGAAGAAGAGTCGGGCGAGCTGAACATCGTCCCGTACCTCGACATCCTCATGAACCTCATCATCTTCATGCTGCTGTCGATTACCGGCCTGGCCACGTTCGGCATCCTGAACGTCAATGCCCCCAGCTACGGCGCGCCGTCCGCGGGCGTGACGCAGGAAGGGGCCGACGAGCCTGACCTGCTGCTCTCGGTGCTCATCTCCAAGAAGGGGCACTTCATCAGCAGCCAGAACGCGACCATCACCCCGGAAGGGGCGACGCCGGATACGCCCTCCGTCCCCGTGAAGGCGGACGGCACCCACGACTTCGCGGCGCTCACCGCGAGGATGGTGGAGGTCAAGGCGGCCTCCGTCGACGCCAAGGGGAAGGCCGAGACGAAGGTCATCGTGGGCGCGGACCCGGACATCCCCTACGAGACGCTGATCCAGACGCTGGACGCCATCCGCGAGACGCCGGGCAAGGATCGCCGGCTGCTGTTCCCGGACGTCACCCTGGCGGGGACCTGA
- a CDS encoding ExbD/TolR family protein, translated as MSETLNPTVAEADEESLARLRYRKALARKKRKEREAAGEIKELNITAMMDMMTILLVFLLKSFASSSAAITASEDVRPPVSSTRATPKDTVAITVTPKNILVGDKEVMRLQNGQLPADKLQGRLVLPLDAALKKEVEKLKYIAERNPSAPFSRELSVIADKKIPYDMLLTVLYTAGQNELENYRFVVLQKEGE; from the coding sequence ATGTCCGAGACGCTCAATCCCACCGTGGCCGAGGCCGACGAGGAGTCCCTGGCCCGCCTGCGCTACCGCAAGGCGCTGGCCCGCAAGAAGCGCAAGGAGCGCGAGGCCGCTGGCGAAATCAAGGAGCTGAACATCACCGCGATGATGGACATGATGACCATCCTCCTGGTGTTCCTGCTCAAGTCCTTCGCCTCGTCCTCCGCGGCCATCACCGCGTCCGAGGACGTGCGGCCGCCCGTGTCCAGCACGCGCGCCACGCCGAAGGACACGGTGGCCATCACCGTCACCCCCAAGAACATCCTGGTCGGTGACAAGGAAGTGATGCGGCTGCAGAACGGCCAGCTCCCCGCCGACAAGCTGCAGGGCCGGCTGGTGCTGCCGCTGGACGCGGCGCTGAAGAAGGAAGTGGAGAAGCTGAAGTACATCGCCGAGCGGAATCCCTCGGCCCCCTTCAGCAGGGAGCTGTCCGTCATCGCGGACAAGAAGATTCCCTACGACATGCTCCTCACCGTGCTCTACACGGCGGGGCAGAACGAGCTGGAGAACTACCGGTTCGTCGTCCTCCAGAAGGAAGGCGAGTAG
- a CDS encoding TraR/DksA family transcriptional regulator, protein MAISRSNDLNRIRELLQRRRRDILHASAGAHRELTALKDQERDPEYEENAQSELADYTLSSLMESQRREVMLIDAALRRMEMGVFGDCVDCGFEIPIERLEALPFAIRCEEDASIHEIETRGGHMAMPSL, encoded by the coding sequence ATGGCGATCAGCCGAAGCAATGACCTGAACAGGATTCGCGAGCTCCTCCAGCGCCGGCGGCGGGACATCCTCCACGCCAGCGCGGGCGCACACCGTGAGCTGACGGCACTGAAGGACCAGGAGAGGGACCCCGAGTACGAGGAGAACGCCCAGTCGGAGCTGGCGGACTACACGCTGTCCAGCCTGATGGAGTCCCAGCGCCGCGAGGTGATGCTCATCGACGCGGCCCTGCGCCGCATGGAGATGGGCGTCTTCGGAGACTGCGTGGACTGCGGCTTCGAAATCCCCATCGAGCGGCTGGAGGCCCTGCCCTTCGCCATCCGCTGCGAGGAGGACGCCAGCATCCACGAGATAGAGACGCGCGGCGGGCACATGGCCATGCCCTCGCTCTAG
- a CDS encoding gliding motility protein, with amino-acid sequence MMRTWQGRLLGAGLVASLALTGAGCKKAEDGGAGGAAAPGASGGGTAAQAPAPSAPAQGRGAPGAGQGVLLAAGRAADLRVTPDGLRVTYLLNGQKPRLDGVPPQMLLGDLHVVSVEGGEPRKLGEGVTNVPGGLLFTPDSKHVLLLAGYNPASQSGALTVVSLEDAKAEPTVLGTAVSYMLPSPDGTKLAFVDAGRLKLGALPSGPFTEVAGEVSTAQFTPDGKTLLIKRRLAAAGGLAAVSVEKPEEAPRKLADQVGDYLVSPDGQRVAFQVRSESVRGLYDLFLAELPAAKPKRLAVASSVFAFSPDGKWLGRTENGKQDVPGDLHVGPATGGAGRKVGDRVEKFSFSPDSQAVGFLEKYDSTAGAGLMAVASLPDGAPKTVGGRVPNFVWGSDGRYVAFLSRFMKPEYSVDLMLYPLGAEKAEKVHKGVFGYGFMPGNTQVVFRSNCIRNGRACDFKALELPQKGEPQTWMQGIFSYKLSSDGKRVLATYARMDSDTYDVAVYDVKTQARKTLDQGVQVPVSFAGKDDSRAVYIIAQGPKAGVYSVPAVP; translated from the coding sequence ATGATGCGGACGTGGCAGGGGCGACTTCTGGGAGCGGGCCTGGTGGCCTCGCTCGCGCTGACGGGCGCGGGCTGCAAGAAGGCAGAGGACGGCGGCGCCGGTGGCGCGGCGGCTCCCGGGGCCAGCGGAGGCGGCACGGCGGCGCAGGCCCCGGCGCCGAGCGCTCCCGCGCAGGGCCGTGGTGCGCCCGGCGCGGGGCAGGGCGTGCTGCTGGCGGCGGGCCGCGCGGCGGACCTGCGCGTGACGCCGGACGGGCTGCGCGTCACGTACCTCCTCAACGGGCAGAAGCCCCGGCTGGACGGCGTGCCCCCGCAGATGCTGCTGGGGGACCTGCACGTCGTGTCCGTGGAGGGCGGCGAGCCGCGCAAGCTGGGCGAGGGCGTGACGAACGTGCCGGGCGGGCTGCTCTTCACGCCCGACTCGAAGCACGTGCTCCTGCTGGCGGGCTACAACCCGGCCTCGCAGTCCGGCGCGCTGACGGTGGTGTCGCTGGAGGACGCGAAGGCGGAGCCGACGGTGCTGGGCACGGCGGTGAGCTACATGCTGCCCAGCCCGGACGGCACGAAGCTGGCCTTCGTGGACGCGGGGCGGCTGAAGCTGGGGGCGCTGCCCTCGGGGCCCTTCACCGAGGTGGCGGGCGAGGTGAGCACGGCGCAGTTCACCCCGGACGGGAAGACGCTGCTCATCAAGCGCCGGCTGGCCGCGGCGGGGGGGCTGGCGGCGGTGTCCGTGGAGAAGCCGGAGGAGGCGCCGCGCAAGCTGGCGGACCAGGTGGGCGACTACCTGGTGTCGCCGGACGGGCAGCGCGTGGCCTTCCAGGTGCGCAGCGAGTCGGTGCGCGGGCTGTATGACTTGTTCCTGGCGGAGCTGCCGGCGGCGAAGCCGAAGCGGCTGGCGGTGGCCTCGAGCGTGTTTGCCTTCTCGCCGGACGGCAAGTGGCTGGGGCGCACGGAGAATGGCAAGCAGGACGTGCCGGGCGACCTGCACGTGGGGCCGGCCACGGGCGGCGCCGGGCGCAAGGTGGGCGACCGGGTGGAGAAGTTCTCCTTCTCTCCGGACTCGCAGGCGGTGGGCTTCCTGGAGAAGTACGACTCCACGGCGGGCGCGGGGCTGATGGCGGTGGCGTCACTGCCGGACGGGGCGCCGAAGACGGTGGGCGGGCGGGTGCCCAACTTCGTCTGGGGCTCGGACGGGCGCTACGTGGCGTTCCTCTCGCGCTTCATGAAGCCCGAGTACTCGGTGGACCTGATGCTGTACCCGCTGGGCGCGGAGAAGGCGGAGAAGGTGCACAAGGGCGTGTTCGGCTACGGCTTCATGCCGGGCAACACGCAGGTGGTGTTCCGCTCCAACTGCATCCGCAACGGGCGCGCGTGTGACTTCAAGGCGCTGGAGCTGCCCCAGAAGGGCGAGCCCCAGACGTGGATGCAGGGCATCTTCAGCTACAAGCTGTCCTCGGACGGCAAGCGGGTGCTCGCCACGTATGCGCGGATGGACTCGGACACGTATGACGTGGCCGTGTACGACGTGAAGACGCAGGCGCGAAAGACGCTCGACCAGGGCGTGCAGGTGCCGGTGTCCTTCGCGGGCAAGGATGACTCGCGCGCCGTGTACATCATCGCCCAGGGCCCCAAGGCCGGCGTCTACAGCGTGCCGGCGGTGCCGTAG
- a CDS encoding kinesin, with amino-acid sequence MASLVYRRYGGSLQVDLPSFDVLEEAVRIPETQWIATACPLEGLSCDPRFLTFLDADGNGRIRVAEVRAAVEWAAKRLKDRRGADSGSDVLELASLTEEARPLRSAAEVILRTLKAPDATRISLEQVRASDAALRAAGQNGDGIVAPAHLPERLRPLASDVMACFPEVKNRAGEAGIDPAMVKRFREERTALLAHVEARGAAFTWGDASLDTAKRIREVAPLLDTYFVQCRLVAAQPEAAASLRLRADRVENALGDVAALGKAAGDLPIAPPEPAGVLEWTRLHRGPAFEQLESFRKDVAAPQTGDARRLTDPAWRELVAKADAVLAWQAKLEASPVRKLVDVLPAVVDADLTAIEAECAADVALKPVLDAIVELERLVLYQRWLLIFANNFISMPNIYLPKRLALVEKGTLILGGRKYTLSVLTTNRAAHAALTGQGTTCVLYVQVAPKDGTPGYEVAVPVTRGRSTDLVVGKRGIFYDVDGKEHDATVTHVIRQPVSLWEAMTMPFTRIGTFITSKVEGLATAGEKSFDTTLEKGYTQAVVTPPAPAGAAPAAAAPATGGLAGMLAAGGIAAAALGSSVAFIVTQVKSLTLVDLISATTVIALVVMAPAGLLGWLKLRRRNLALLLEGSGWALNDRLMLTPALSSLVTRRPRLPPGSRVDRMDMVRPELIRQQEEDGETEGLSGWAKLGIGLAVAFVLLWLVRAPVLNAMCGAGWLSPETCSVVLPTLVEASPTMAPAAPAAAPAPAK; translated from the coding sequence ATGGCCTCTCTCGTCTATCGCCGCTATGGCGGCTCGCTCCAGGTCGACCTTCCCTCCTTCGACGTGCTCGAGGAGGCCGTGCGCATCCCCGAGACACAGTGGATTGCCACGGCGTGTCCGCTCGAGGGGCTGAGCTGTGACCCGCGCTTCCTCACGTTCCTGGACGCGGATGGCAACGGCCGCATCCGGGTGGCGGAGGTGCGCGCCGCGGTGGAGTGGGCCGCGAAGCGGCTGAAGGACCGGCGGGGCGCGGACTCGGGCAGCGACGTGCTGGAGCTGGCCTCGCTCACCGAGGAGGCCCGGCCGCTGCGGAGCGCGGCGGAGGTCATCCTCCGGACGCTGAAGGCACCGGACGCGACGCGCATCTCCCTGGAGCAGGTGCGCGCCAGCGACGCGGCGCTGCGCGCGGCGGGGCAGAACGGGGACGGCATCGTCGCGCCCGCGCACCTGCCCGAGCGGCTGCGCCCGCTGGCGTCGGACGTCATGGCCTGCTTCCCGGAGGTGAAGAACCGGGCGGGCGAGGCGGGCATCGACCCGGCGATGGTGAAGCGCTTCCGTGAGGAGCGCACGGCCCTGCTCGCGCACGTGGAGGCGCGGGGCGCGGCGTTCACCTGGGGCGACGCGAGCCTGGACACGGCGAAGCGCATCCGCGAGGTGGCGCCGCTGCTGGACACGTACTTCGTGCAGTGCCGGCTGGTGGCCGCGCAGCCCGAGGCGGCGGCGAGCCTGCGGCTGCGCGCGGACCGGGTGGAGAACGCGCTCGGTGACGTGGCGGCGCTGGGGAAGGCGGCGGGTGACCTGCCCATCGCCCCGCCCGAGCCCGCGGGCGTGCTGGAGTGGACCCGGCTCCACCGGGGGCCGGCGTTCGAGCAGCTGGAGTCGTTCCGCAAGGACGTGGCGGCGCCGCAGACGGGCGATGCGCGGCGGCTGACGGACCCGGCGTGGCGCGAGCTGGTCGCGAAGGCGGACGCGGTGCTCGCGTGGCAGGCGAAGCTGGAGGCGAGCCCGGTGCGCAAGCTGGTGGACGTGCTGCCGGCGGTGGTGGACGCGGACCTCACGGCGATTGAGGCGGAGTGCGCGGCGGACGTGGCGCTCAAGCCGGTGCTGGACGCCATCGTCGAGCTGGAGCGGCTGGTGCTGTACCAGCGCTGGCTGCTCATCTTCGCGAACAACTTCATCAGCATGCCCAACATCTACCTGCCGAAGCGGCTGGCGCTGGTGGAGAAGGGGACGCTCATCCTGGGCGGGCGCAAGTACACGCTGTCGGTGCTGACGACGAACCGGGCGGCGCACGCGGCGCTGACGGGGCAGGGGACCACGTGTGTCCTCTACGTGCAGGTGGCGCCGAAGGACGGGACGCCGGGCTACGAGGTGGCGGTGCCCGTCACGCGCGGGCGGAGCACGGACCTCGTCGTAGGCAAGCGGGGCATCTTCTACGACGTGGACGGCAAGGAGCACGACGCCACGGTGACGCACGTCATCCGCCAGCCCGTGTCGCTGTGGGAGGCGATGACCATGCCCTTCACGCGGATAGGCACGTTCATCACCAGCAAGGTGGAGGGGCTGGCAACGGCGGGGGAGAAGTCCTTCGATACGACGCTGGAGAAGGGCTACACGCAGGCGGTGGTGACGCCTCCGGCTCCGGCGGGGGCGGCGCCCGCGGCGGCTGCGCCCGCGACAGGAGGGCTGGCGGGGATGCTGGCGGCGGGAGGCATCGCGGCGGCGGCGCTCGGCTCGTCGGTGGCGTTCATCGTGACGCAGGTGAAGTCGCTGACGCTGGTGGACCTCATCTCCGCGACGACGGTGATTGCGCTGGTGGTGATGGCGCCGGCGGGGCTGCTCGGGTGGCTGAAGCTGCGGCGGCGCAACCTGGCGCTGCTGCTGGAGGGCTCGGGCTGGGCGCTCAATGACCGGCTGATGCTGACGCCCGCCCTGTCGTCGCTGGTGACGCGCCGGCCGAGGCTGCCGCCGGGCTCTCGCGTGGACCGGATGGACATGGTCCGCCCGGAGCTCATCCGCCAGCAGGAGGAGGACGGCGAGACGGAGGGCCTGTCCGGCTGGGCGAAGCTGGGCATCGGCCTGGCGGTGGCGTTCGTCCTGCTCTGGCTGGTGCGCGCGCCCGTCCTCAACGCCATGTGCGGGGCAGGGTGGCTGTCCCCGGAGACGTGCTCGGTGGTCCTGCCGACGCTGGTGGAGGCCTCTCCGACGATGGCGCCCGCGGCTCCGGCGGCCGCGCCCGCACCGGCGAAGTAG
- the topA gene encoding type I DNA topoisomerase yields MATRTKKKAEDTEATEDTAPRKATKKAAKKKPAAKAKKAKAKKTAARRRATKGDDDTLPTVDADADGEEPVARRGKGPHYLVVVESPAKAKTIKKYLGTGYTVKASVGHVKDLPKSKIGVDVEHDFQPEYEVIKGKEKVLNELKKMAKSADRVFLATDPDREGEAIAWHIKEELAHPDALRVTFNEITKKAVQEAIAQPRELNQDNYDSQQTRRILDRLVGYQISPLLWQKIRRGLSAGRVQSVAVRLVVEREAEIKAFVPEEYWSLDALLAGPTGPPPFKAKLSKVDGKKMELKDRATTEGLVAELQGADFVVAKVDRRERRRNAPAPFITSKLQQEAANRLSFTAKKTMTLAQKLYEGVPLGEEGQTALITYMRTDSTRLSDDAVAQVRELIGTKYGKDYLPEEPVVYRSRKSAQDAHEAIRPTSLEYPPERVRPFFEAMDEQDMFRLYELIWNRFVACQMKPAVYDQTSADISAGRATFRASGSTLKFPGYLAVYGAGLTPEEESEKEKAKAAGDEGADGADAVGELPVLNDGDKLTLQKLLHEQHFTQPPPRFSEATLVKELEERGIGRPSTYAAILSTIQDKKYVEKLEGRFRPTDLGQMTNEMLVKHFPHELDVTFTATMEEKLDQISEGGTSWKAVLHDFYGPFKETLEKAKAEMRDVKREEIKTDIACEKCGNLFVIKFGKMGHFLACSNYPDCKNTKDFKRDAEGKIVIVEEETTDETCEKCGKPMVIKRGRFGRFMACSGYPDCKTSKPISIGVGCPDCKQGYLTERRSGRGKIFFGCNRYPDCKFAAWDRPLAEQCPQCASPYLLQKFSKRDGAYISCPNKECGYRREVVEQAGVPAAPEAPSAA; encoded by the coding sequence ATGGCCACGCGGACGAAGAAGAAGGCGGAAGACACGGAGGCGACCGAGGACACGGCGCCCCGCAAGGCGACCAAGAAGGCCGCCAAGAAGAAGCCTGCGGCCAAGGCGAAGAAGGCAAAGGCGAAGAAGACCGCGGCCCGCCGCCGCGCCACCAAGGGTGACGACGACACGCTCCCCACCGTCGACGCAGACGCGGACGGCGAGGAGCCCGTCGCGCGCCGGGGCAAGGGCCCGCACTACCTCGTGGTGGTGGAGTCGCCCGCGAAGGCGAAGACCATCAAGAAGTACCTGGGCACCGGCTACACGGTGAAGGCCTCCGTGGGCCACGTGAAGGACCTGCCCAAGAGCAAGATTGGCGTCGACGTCGAGCACGACTTCCAGCCCGAGTACGAGGTCATCAAGGGCAAGGAGAAGGTGCTCAACGAGCTGAAGAAGATGGCGAAGTCCGCCGACCGCGTCTTCCTCGCGACGGACCCCGACCGCGAGGGCGAGGCGATTGCCTGGCACATCAAGGAGGAGCTCGCCCACCCCGACGCCCTCCGCGTGACGTTCAACGAAATCACCAAGAAGGCCGTCCAGGAGGCCATCGCCCAGCCCCGCGAGCTGAACCAGGACAACTACGACTCGCAGCAGACGCGCCGCATCCTGGACCGGCTGGTGGGCTATCAAATCTCCCCGCTGCTCTGGCAGAAGATCCGCCGGGGCCTGTCCGCCGGCCGCGTGCAGTCGGTGGCGGTGCGCCTCGTCGTGGAGCGCGAGGCGGAAATCAAGGCCTTCGTCCCCGAGGAGTACTGGTCGCTGGACGCGCTGCTGGCCGGCCCCACCGGCCCGCCGCCCTTCAAGGCCAAGCTGTCCAAGGTGGACGGCAAGAAGATGGAGCTGAAGGACCGCGCCACCACCGAGGGGCTCGTCGCCGAGCTGCAGGGCGCCGACTTCGTGGTGGCCAAGGTGGACCGCCGCGAGCGCCGCCGCAACGCGCCCGCGCCCTTCATCACCTCCAAGCTGCAGCAGGAGGCCGCCAACCGGCTGTCCTTCACCGCCAAGAAGACGATGACGCTGGCCCAGAAGCTCTACGAGGGCGTACCCCTCGGCGAGGAGGGCCAGACGGCGCTCATCACGTACATGCGCACGGACTCCACGCGCCTGTCGGACGACGCGGTGGCGCAGGTGCGCGAGCTCATCGGCACGAAGTACGGCAAGGACTACCTGCCGGAAGAGCCGGTGGTGTACCGCTCCCGGAAGAGCGCGCAGGACGCCCACGAGGCCATCCGCCCCACGTCCCTGGAGTACCCGCCCGAGCGGGTGCGGCCCTTCTTCGAGGCCATGGACGAGCAGGACATGTTCCGCCTGTACGAGCTCATCTGGAACCGCTTCGTGGCGTGCCAGATGAAGCCGGCCGTCTATGACCAGACGAGCGCGGACATCTCCGCGGGCCGGGCCACCTTCCGCGCCTCCGGCAGCACGCTGAAGTTCCCCGGCTACCTCGCGGTGTACGGCGCGGGCCTCACCCCCGAAGAGGAGTCGGAGAAGGAGAAGGCCAAGGCCGCCGGCGACGAGGGCGCGGACGGCGCGGACGCCGTTGGCGAGCTGCCCGTGCTGAACGACGGCGACAAGCTGACCCTGCAGAAGCTGCTGCACGAGCAGCACTTCACCCAGCCGCCCCCGCGCTTCAGCGAGGCCACGCTGGTGAAGGAGCTGGAGGAGCGCGGCATCGGCCGGCCGTCCACCTACGCGGCCATCCTGTCCACCATCCAGGACAAGAAGTACGTGGAGAAGCTGGAGGGCCGCTTCCGGCCCACCGACCTGGGGCAGATGACCAACGAGATGCTGGTCAAGCACTTCCCCCACGAGCTGGACGTCACCTTCACCGCCACCATGGAGGAGAAGCTCGACCAGATCTCCGAGGGCGGCACCAGCTGGAAGGCAGTGCTGCACGACTTCTACGGGCCCTTCAAGGAGACGCTCGAGAAGGCGAAGGCGGAGATGCGCGACGTCAAGCGCGAGGAGATCAAGACCGACATCGCCTGCGAGAAGTGCGGCAACCTCTTCGTCATCAAGTTCGGGAAGATGGGGCACTTCCTCGCCTGCTCGAACTACCCCGACTGCAAGAACACCAAGGACTTCAAGCGGGACGCCGAGGGGAAGATCGTCATCGTGGAGGAGGAGACCACGGACGAGACGTGCGAGAAGTGCGGCAAGCCCATGGTCATCAAGCGCGGCCGCTTCGGGCGCTTCATGGCGTGCTCGGGCTACCCGGACTGCAAGACGTCCAAGCCCATCTCCATCGGCGTGGGGTGCCCGGACTGCAAGCAGGGCTACCTCACCGAGCGCCGCAGCGGCCGCGGGAAGATCTTCTTCGGCTGCAACCGGTACCCGGACTGCAAGTTCGCCGCGTGGGACAGGCCGCTCGCCGAGCAGTGCCCGCAGTGCGCGTCCCCATACCTCCTGCAGAAGTTCTCCAAGCGGGACGGCGCCTACATCTCCTGCCCCAACAAGGAGTGCGGGTACCGCCGGGAAGTCGTGGAGCAGGCAGGCGTACCGGCCGCACCGGAAGCTCCCTCGGCCGCTTGA
- the trmFO gene encoding methylenetetrahydrofolate--tRNA-(uracil(54)-C(5))-methyltransferase (FADH(2)-oxidizing) TrmFO, whose translation MADQKQRVTVIGGGLAGSECAYQLARRGVPVVLREMKPHKRSPAHKSDTFAELVCSNSLRSDNPESAIGLLHAELRALGSLVLGTADAHRVPAGDALAVERERFSGAITDTLHRLPGVEVVAGEVERLPEEGLVVVATGPLTSDALTRELERHVGTKLYFYDSIAPIISGDSIDLGVAFRQSRYGKGGGDDYLNLPMNREEYYRFIAEVKAGQKVVPHSFEEPKYFEGCLPIEVMAERGDDTLAYGPMKPVGLRDPRTGQEPYAVVQLRMEDTAGTAWNMVGFQTRLTWGEQKRIFSTCIPGLQQAEFLRMGQIHRNTFIDSPRLLSRELTLKTEPRLYFAGQISGVEGYVESAACGYLVALALHARLTGKEWVPPPATTALGSLYRHVTGEAHPPDYPHQPSNIIFGLFPPLAGRVKKADKRAAYSSRAKQDLTAWLPHAGVPGPEHPEPAVRAEHAEQRSA comes from the coding sequence ATGGCGGATCAGAAGCAGCGGGTGACGGTGATTGGCGGCGGGCTGGCGGGCAGCGAGTGCGCATACCAGCTCGCCCGCCGGGGCGTGCCGGTGGTGCTGCGGGAGATGAAGCCCCACAAGCGTTCGCCGGCCCACAAGTCGGACACGTTCGCGGAGCTGGTGTGCAGCAACTCGCTGCGCTCGGACAACCCGGAGAGCGCCATCGGCCTGCTGCACGCGGAGCTGCGCGCGCTGGGCTCGCTGGTGCTGGGCACGGCGGACGCGCACCGGGTGCCCGCGGGTGACGCGCTGGCGGTGGAGCGCGAGCGCTTCTCCGGGGCCATCACCGACACCCTCCACCGCCTGCCGGGCGTGGAGGTGGTGGCGGGCGAGGTGGAGCGGCTGCCGGAGGAGGGCCTGGTGGTGGTGGCCACCGGCCCGCTGACGTCGGACGCGCTCACCCGCGAGCTGGAGCGGCACGTGGGGACGAAGCTCTACTTCTACGACTCCATCGCCCCCATCATCTCCGGGGACTCCATCGACCTGGGGGTGGCGTTCCGCCAGAGCCGCTACGGCAAGGGCGGCGGGGACGACTACCTCAACCTGCCGATGAACCGCGAGGAGTACTACCGCTTCATCGCCGAGGTGAAGGCGGGCCAGAAGGTGGTTCCGCACAGCTTCGAGGAACCGAAGTACTTCGAAGGGTGTCTGCCGATTGAAGTGATGGCGGAGCGCGGTGACGACACGCTGGCCTACGGGCCCATGAAGCCGGTGGGGCTGAGAGACCCGCGCACGGGGCAGGAGCCCTACGCGGTGGTGCAGCTGCGCATGGAGGACACGGCGGGCACGGCGTGGAACATGGTGGGCTTCCAGACGCGGCTGACGTGGGGTGAACAGAAGCGCATCTTCAGCACGTGCATCCCCGGACTCCAGCAGGCGGAGTTCCTGCGGATGGGGCAGATCCACCGCAACACCTTCATCGACTCGCCCCGGCTGCTGTCGCGGGAGCTGACGCTGAAGACGGAGCCGAGGCTGTACTTCGCGGGGCAGATTTCCGGCGTGGAGGGGTACGTGGAGAGCGCGGCGTGCGGGTACCTGGTGGCGCTGGCGCTGCACGCGCGGCTGACGGGGAAGGAGTGGGTGCCACCGCCGGCCACCACGGCGCTGGGCTCGCTGTACCGGCACGTGACGGGAGAAGCGCACCCGCCGGACTACCCGCACCAGCCCTCCAACATCATCTTCGGCCTCTTCCCGCCGCTGGCCGGGCGGGTGAAGAAGGCGGACAAGCGCGCGGCATACTCGTCGCGAGCGAAGCAGGACCTGACGGCGTGGCTGCCGCACGCGGGTGTCCCGGGCCCGGAGCATCCGGAACCCGCTGTGCGGGCGGAGCACGCGGAGCAGAGGAGCGCATGA